One stretch of bacterium DNA includes these proteins:
- a CDS encoding zf-TFIIB domain-containing protein, translated as MKCPVCDVDLSMAERSGIEIDFCPKCRGIWLDRGELDKIIEKSMVPAKPSSNQPSGYDRPRYDDDDDRYKHDSHHGDKHYRKRKGFLGELFDF; from the coding sequence ATGAAGTGTCCGGTTTGCGATGTAGACCTGTCGATGGCCGAACGAAGCGGAATCGAAATCGATTTCTGTCCCAAATGCCGTGGGATATGGTTGGATCGCGGTGAGTTGGATAAAATCATTGAGAAATCGATGGTTCCGGCAAAGCCGTCGAGCAATCAACCGAGCGGTTATGATCGACCGCGTTATGATGATGACGATGATCGTTACAAACACGACTCGCATCACGGCGATAAACACTATCGGAAACGCAAAGGCTTCTTGGGCGAGTTGTTCGATTTTTGA